One region of Chloroflexota bacterium genomic DNA includes:
- the lysW gene encoding lysine biosynthesis protein LysW, whose amino-acid sequence MAEVRTAECPECAAEIELSDVIVGEIIECPDCGVELEVRNLDPLELDLAPQEEEDWGE is encoded by the coding sequence ATGGCCGAAGTCCGAACCGCCGAATGCCCTGAGTGCGCTGCCGAGATCGAGCTGAGCGATGTGATCGTCGGCGAGATCATCGAATGTCCCGATTGCGGCGTGGAACTGGAGGTGCGAAACCTGGACCCGTTGGAACTTGACCTGGCCCCACAGGAAGAGGAGGACTGGGGAGAGTAA